One genomic window of Anthonomus grandis grandis chromosome 3, icAntGran1.3, whole genome shotgun sequence includes the following:
- the LOC126734476 gene encoding protein PBDC1 → MDVLSRPAEEFENDQTVEALWAMKAYEHAEVYFNILCSVDPKLLRLTPEDDLIYKLFREEFPNLDIKVIRESELKSPKEKAKWRPFCEKFKNIVEDYSYGTLIRADATKDYSEENTILVTRIQFYAIEIARNREGVNDDLRRLFKPTRDEADQKNNKTSVS, encoded by the exons atg GATGTCCTCTCCAGACCAGCGGAAGAATTCGAAAATGACCAAACCGTGGAAGCATTGTGGGCTATGAAAGCCTATGAACATGCTGAAGTTTACTTTAAT attCTTTGTTCTGTGGACCCAAAACTTCTCAGACTCACTCCTGAAGATGATCTGATTTACAAACTATTTAGAGAGGAGTTTCCCAACCTTGATATTAAAGTAATAAGAGAAAGCGAGCTTAAGAGTCCCAAAGAAAAAGCGAAATGGAGGCCTTTTtgcgaaaaatttaaaaatattgttgaag attatagtTACGGTACATTAATAAGAGCCGATGCAACCAAAGACTATAGTGAAGAAAATACTATTCTAGTAACTCGGATTCAATTTTATGCAATCGAAATTGCCAGGAATCGCGAAGGGGTGAATGACGATCTAAGGAGACTGTTTAAACCGACGCGTGACGAGGCAGAccaaaagaataataaaacctCAGTTAGTTAA